In one window of Candidatus Binatia bacterium DNA:
- a CDS encoding AAA family ATPase yields MSPHRVAWFESEEGRFQIRGVVGRGAYSVVYRAYDRETRTEVALKVLEGWNPQELYRLKREFRLLRSLRHPSLVEFYELFSSPSRGTFFSMEFVDGAPLLGESTAASAPGPSPTSRPLDPSACAELLAAARELVDALNLVHAAGIVHRDVKPSNILKRLAGGVVLLDFGLAAHRDPDGIDTLVERGLAGTWVYMAPEAILGRAATPACDWYSLAVLLFEAITGQPAFAGTAAEVWQAKQRGLIPSCLRLAGRVPEGIAEVIVASLDPDPNSRPDGASWSRALAEADRSPTAGLTPFTGAAATATSNRLFVGRAAELDELADAYRQAVRGHTVIARISGPGGIGKTELVRQFLGEIPLAESPLILRARCHWQESVPFNAVDGIVDELALWLRAHDPGLLGELTEFQQDCLARMFPVLGPDAPQLSEKPQVQLHPAEVRRVAFEAMRLLFAHLATVRPLVLWIDDGQWADADSAALLSAVFRSPDAPRALILVCQRSEQADEVLPLLDDASARAWAELVRQVPVGPLSADAARELALGCSPKLAENSFEADQILREAEGSPLLIAQLAQHVGRSAMSSPSPSLALPQVVGVRVDSLPAAARRILDLAAVAVRPINSSLLLRVAGLGEGGRRFVSLLDAVRLLQSTRVGGEVCVEPYHQRIGDAVRSRLSRAELERCHALLAEHLATESVVEEERVFYHWRAGGRLTEATEWALLAAERAGRQLAFEKAVELYTEALALGCVRGAEQRANVERKRAEMLANAGRGAAAAPIFLALAEQASDAAFAHDLRRRAAEEYLMSGHLREGTAALRAVLQRVGVNMPASPAGALVRSLLWLLPLWLAERRARRGGHKAVLPEADARCDACHSAAKGLSFVDPPRGLYFSMHALRWALAAGGPRRMARGLSFVGSNLLPMGGFFARWSSHMIERAGALARMSDEPYLEATTALAIAQMRMMECRWAEMLTLCERARAIFREQCPGSAWEVSVATMAALRALEELGHLPELHRQAVAMIQEAERTGNLYAEVTGLLNEGFCLLAQGDPVEAWRLADESSRRWKTEGFHVQHFYAARLKSLCALYEGHTDEAVRSFAAPWRAMQQSGLLRHTIYRIDALTLRARLLLAELAHEQKRSARARHRVERVVNKLAQEGRVDSSAWSLVLRATLANWTDEGERALEWLTAAQQKFESASMSVGAAIGGYGAAQKCAAPVAEKLRQQSSALFSTANIASPRRFVHMLAPGLCGDGLDG; encoded by the coding sequence ATGAGCCCGCATAGAGTAGCCTGGTTTGAGTCGGAGGAAGGCCGATTCCAAATTCGTGGCGTTGTCGGGCGCGGCGCGTACAGTGTGGTATACCGGGCTTACGACCGCGAAACACGCACAGAGGTTGCACTCAAGGTTTTGGAAGGATGGAACCCCCAGGAGCTCTATCGCCTCAAACGTGAGTTCCGCCTGCTGCGCTCATTGCGTCACCCGTCTTTAGTAGAGTTTTACGAATTATTTTCGAGCCCGAGCCGGGGAACGTTCTTCTCGATGGAATTCGTCGATGGGGCTCCGCTTTTGGGCGAGAGTACGGCAGCGTCAGCTCCGGGTCCATCGCCGACCAGCCGGCCTCTGGATCCTAGCGCTTGTGCAGAGCTGCTGGCGGCTGCCCGCGAGCTCGTTGATGCTTTAAACCTAGTGCACGCCGCGGGCATCGTGCATCGCGATGTCAAACCGAGCAATATTCTTAAGCGGCTCGCCGGCGGTGTTGTGCTCCTCGACTTTGGCCTAGCCGCCCACCGTGATCCTGACGGCATCGACACCTTGGTCGAGCGTGGCTTGGCAGGAACATGGGTGTACATGGCTCCCGAAGCGATCTTGGGGCGAGCTGCCACTCCAGCATGCGATTGGTACAGCCTGGCGGTTTTGTTGTTCGAGGCAATTACTGGACAGCCCGCGTTTGCCGGAACGGCTGCGGAAGTTTGGCAAGCAAAGCAGCGGGGCCTGATCCCCTCCTGTCTGCGTTTGGCGGGACGCGTACCGGAAGGCATTGCTGAAGTCATTGTGGCCTCACTCGATCCAGATCCAAACTCTCGGCCAGACGGGGCAAGCTGGAGCCGTGCGTTGGCGGAGGCTGATCGTAGCCCGACTGCCGGTTTAACGCCCTTTACTGGCGCAGCGGCCACCGCAACTTCGAATCGGCTGTTTGTTGGCCGCGCGGCTGAGCTCGACGAGCTTGCTGATGCCTACCGGCAAGCGGTTCGAGGGCATACCGTAATCGCGCGCATTAGCGGTCCCGGCGGGATCGGCAAAACCGAACTCGTGCGGCAGTTCCTGGGCGAGATTCCGCTCGCTGAATCACCCCTGATCCTTCGAGCCCGTTGCCATTGGCAGGAGTCCGTGCCGTTCAACGCCGTAGACGGAATTGTGGACGAGCTGGCACTTTGGCTTCGGGCGCACGATCCGGGCCTGCTCGGAGAACTGACAGAATTCCAGCAGGATTGCCTCGCGCGGATGTTTCCGGTGCTTGGTCCCGATGCACCACAGTTGTCGGAAAAGCCGCAGGTGCAGCTTCACCCCGCCGAGGTGCGGCGCGTTGCCTTCGAAGCAATGCGGCTCCTCTTCGCGCACCTTGCGACCGTGCGACCGCTCGTGCTGTGGATTGACGACGGGCAATGGGCCGACGCGGACAGCGCGGCGCTACTGAGCGCGGTGTTTCGGTCGCCGGATGCACCGCGTGCCTTGATCCTCGTTTGCCAGCGCTCGGAACAAGCCGATGAGGTGCTTCCCCTGCTCGACGACGCCTCCGCACGCGCCTGGGCGGAGCTCGTGCGGCAAGTGCCTGTGGGTCCATTGTCGGCGGATGCCGCAAGGGAGCTTGCGCTGGGCTGCTCTCCGAAACTTGCGGAGAATTCCTTCGAAGCTGATCAGATCCTGAGAGAAGCGGAAGGGTCGCCGTTGCTGATTGCGCAACTCGCGCAGCACGTGGGAAGGTCTGCGATGAGCTCACCATCGCCCTCATTGGCGCTACCGCAGGTGGTGGGTGTGCGTGTCGATAGCTTACCAGCGGCCGCGCGGCGAATTCTGGACCTGGCGGCCGTGGCTGTGCGTCCGATCAATTCGAGCTTGCTGTTGCGCGTGGCCGGGCTTGGCGAAGGCGGGCGGCGGTTCGTGTCGTTGCTGGACGCAGTCCGCTTACTTCAGAGTACCCGCGTAGGTGGCGAGGTGTGTGTAGAGCCGTACCACCAGCGCATTGGCGATGCGGTTCGCTCGCGTTTGTCCAGAGCAGAATTGGAGAGATGCCACGCGCTGTTGGCTGAACATTTGGCTACCGAGTCTGTGGTCGAAGAGGAGCGTGTGTTCTACCACTGGCGCGCGGGTGGCCGTCTGACCGAAGCGACAGAGTGGGCCCTGTTGGCTGCGGAGCGAGCTGGCCGGCAACTCGCTTTCGAAAAAGCGGTGGAGCTTTACACAGAAGCCCTGGCATTGGGTTGTGTCAGAGGCGCAGAACAGCGTGCCAACGTGGAACGCAAGCGTGCGGAGATGCTTGCGAACGCTGGTCGCGGAGCCGCCGCCGCGCCGATCTTTTTGGCGTTGGCAGAGCAGGCGAGCGACGCCGCGTTTGCGCACGACCTGCGCCGCCGCGCAGCGGAAGAATACTTGATGAGCGGCCACCTGCGGGAGGGCACAGCGGCATTGCGCGCTGTGCTGCAGCGCGTGGGTGTGAACATGCCTGCGTCCCCCGCCGGCGCGTTGGTGCGCTCCCTGTTGTGGCTCTTGCCGCTCTGGCTCGCAGAGAGGCGGGCGCGGCGGGGAGGGCACAAAGCCGTGCTTCCGGAAGCGGATGCGCGATGTGACGCGTGCCACTCTGCCGCCAAGGGTTTGTCGTTTGTGGACCCACCGCGAGGGCTCTACTTTTCTATGCACGCGCTGCGCTGGGCGTTGGCTGCTGGAGGGCCCCGGCGCATGGCGCGTGGACTGTCGTTCGTCGGCAGCAATCTCTTGCCCATGGGAGGATTCTTTGCGCGTTGGTCAAGCCACATGATCGAGCGGGCGGGAGCCCTGGCTCGGATGAGCGACGAGCCTTACCTCGAAGCTACGACCGCATTAGCGATTGCCCAAATGCGCATGATGGAGTGCCGCTGGGCAGAGATGTTGACCCTCTGTGAGCGCGCGCGTGCAATATTCCGGGAGCAGTGTCCGGGCTCAGCCTGGGAAGTCAGTGTGGCAACGATGGCCGCGCTGCGTGCCTTGGAAGAGTTGGGCCATTTGCCCGAACTCCACCGGCAGGCGGTCGCCATGATTCAAGAGGCCGAGCGCACCGGCAACCTTTATGCTGAGGTTACGGGTCTTTTAAACGAGGGCTTTTGCCTATTGGCTCAGGGCGACCCGGTGGAAGCGTGGCGCCTCGCTGACGAGAGCAGCCGGCGGTGGAAAACAGAGGGGTTTCACGTCCAGCACTTTTACGCTGCCCGGCTGAAAAGCCTCTGTGCCCTCTACGAAGGGCACACAGATGAAGCTGTGCGCAGCTTCGCCGCGCCTTGGCGAGCGATGCAACAGAGCGGCCTCTTGCGGCACACGATCTACCGAATCGATGCGTTAACCTTGCGCGCCCGCCTCTTGTTGGCAGAGTTGGCGCACGAGCAGAAACGCAGCGCGCGTGCTCGCCATCGGGTGGAGCGCGTGGTCAACAAGCTCGCCCAGGAGGGCCGCGTGGATAGCAGCGCTTGGTCGCTCGTGTTGCGCGCTACCTTGGCGAACTGGACCGACGAGGGGGAGCGGGCTCTGGAATGGCTCACGGCAGCCCAACAAAAGTTCGAGTCGGCCAGTATGAGCGTGGGAGCAGCCATTGGTGGCTACGGCGCTGCCCAGAAGTGCGCGGCTCCGGTGGCAGAAAAACTCAGGCAGCAGTCTTCAGCGTTGTTTTCCACAGCCAACATCGCTTCTCCTCGCCGCTTCGTGCATATGCTCGCTCCTGGCCTTTGCGGAGATGGGCTCGACGGTTGA
- a CDS encoding S8 family serine peptidase, whose protein sequence is MSHPLCGVAAATLVVVRVAACVLSAGGAIAVATVTPTPQLGSGGASFSQAETTSPTATPTCSCPVRCRCAEDQPYGVGLRQILPPLDAATLIGQGSRNSPARFGDPGRVATDQAPAVAEGECPQNLPSTPTPLPGAAWNLIQIGAEPAWRALGWPQTAMAQHKVYVAVVDTGVDTSHPDLSGRIAPWQISFAELQPSDDVSSDSAHGTAMSSIIAARGDNGEVGIHGIMWGTQVIPCKVGGGNNGTLPKALACLAWLEKLMDEQRVPIVAVNFSFGSDCCDCEMERAVARLRDRGVLFVASAGNGRKNADAAESCPFYPASYPLSNVVAVTGSDSYGNVLYRYGKRRVHVAAPGIAIPVLTPGGGRSVIPGGSSPAAAHATGLVALLYAQNPSRTWMQVRNLLLSSGPLVTCANQPICALVTGRRVQAWGADGHGALSCRQQIVVRRLLPVDDNIVARPGDTLDLRVLSINCAEPLALSDIEVQRASGFIGSVARLNFRDDGLPPDEVAGDGEFHARWAIAGPPNRDYVVTIGGESLRIHVVP, encoded by the coding sequence ATGAGCCACCCTTTATGCGGCGTGGCTGCGGCCACCCTCGTTGTTGTGAGGGTTGCGGCCTGCGTCCTAAGTGCCGGGGGTGCGATAGCGGTGGCTACGGTGACGCCCACGCCGCAGCTTGGGAGCGGTGGCGCGAGCTTTAGTCAGGCGGAAACGACCTCGCCAACCGCCACACCAACTTGCAGTTGTCCGGTTCGCTGCCGCTGCGCCGAGGATCAGCCCTACGGTGTAGGTTTGCGTCAAATCTTGCCGCCGCTCGACGCCGCCACACTGATTGGCCAAGGCAGCAGAAACTCCCCCGCGCGCTTCGGGGACCCGGGCCGAGTGGCGACGGACCAGGCGCCGGCCGTAGCCGAAGGAGAATGCCCGCAGAACCTGCCATCTACTCCCACACCCCTACCGGGCGCGGCATGGAACCTCATACAGATCGGGGCCGAGCCAGCGTGGAGGGCACTGGGCTGGCCACAGACAGCGATGGCGCAGCACAAGGTGTACGTCGCTGTGGTGGATACCGGAGTCGACACATCGCACCCCGATTTGTCGGGCCGCATCGCACCTTGGCAGATAAGCTTTGCCGAATTGCAGCCGAGCGATGATGTTAGCTCCGATTCCGCGCACGGCACTGCGATGAGCAGCATCATTGCTGCACGCGGAGACAACGGCGAGGTGGGGATCCACGGGATCATGTGGGGTACACAGGTGATCCCTTGCAAGGTTGGCGGCGGAAACAATGGCACCCTGCCCAAGGCCCTCGCGTGTCTCGCGTGGTTGGAAAAGCTAATGGACGAGCAGCGCGTGCCCATTGTCGCAGTGAATTTTTCGTTTGGTTCCGACTGCTGCGATTGCGAGATGGAGCGCGCCGTGGCACGACTGCGCGACCGCGGTGTGTTGTTCGTTGCCTCGGCCGGCAACGGGAGGAAAAACGCCGATGCTGCGGAGAGCTGCCCCTTCTACCCCGCAAGCTACCCGCTGTCGAATGTCGTGGCGGTAACCGGTTCCGACAGTTACGGAAACGTGTTGTACCGCTACGGTAAGCGGCGCGTGCACGTGGCGGCTCCCGGGATAGCCATTCCCGTTCTCACTCCCGGGGGCGGGCGGAGCGTCATACCTGGCGGGAGTTCTCCGGCGGCAGCACATGCGACGGGTCTGGTCGCGTTGCTCTATGCGCAGAACCCAAGTCGCACTTGGATGCAGGTGCGCAATTTATTATTGAGCAGTGGTCCGCTCGTAACGTGTGCGAATCAGCCGATTTGTGCGTTAGTTACGGGCCGCCGTGTACAAGCATGGGGTGCAGATGGCCACGGTGCGCTGAGTTGTAGGCAGCAAATTGTGGTCCGCCGCCTGCTCCCCGTCGATGACAATATCGTTGCGCGGCCTGGCGACACGTTGGATTTGCGCGTACTCAGCATCAACTGCGCAGAGCCGCTTGCTCTCAGCGACATTGAGGTACAAAGAGCCAGCGGCTTCATTGGATCTGTTGCCCGGCTCAACTTTCGTGACGATGGGTTGCCGCCGGACGAGGTCGCTGGGGATGGCGAGTTCCATGCGAGGTGGGCGATAGCGGGTCCGCCGAACCGAGATTACGTCGTAACGATTGGTGGCGAGAGCTTGCGAATTCACGTGGTCCCCTAA
- the gcvPB gene encoding aminomethyl-transferring glycine dehydrogenase subunit GcvPB, with translation MRGHKQEGLLLDEPLIFERSRAGQCGIDLPASTPEAERFLPRQLIRGPIKGFPEVSEPEVLRHFLRLSQWNYGAATTFYPLGSCTMKYNPVANEGFARLPGFAHLHPLTPDELAQGALELLYELEQWLAEVTGMAAVTLQPAAGAQGELTGMKMIRAFHRDRGNPRQKVLIPASAHGTNPASAALCGYTTVTLEGNQIGLIEPTAVRKAMDREVAALMITNPNTLGLFEREIVQIAQIVHEQGGLVYLDGANLNALLGVAKPAHMGADVMQINLHKTFSTPHGGGGPGAGPVAVAAALEPYLPIPRVVRAADGWRWSEDFPKSIGRVRTFHGNFGMHVRALAYMLALGGDGLAQVSRLAVLAANYLRVRLSEAYHLAFPGVCMHECVFSDKGFEGTGVKTLDVAKRLLDLGFYAPTIYFPLVVPGALMIEPTETESKETLDAFIEAMLQIAREARETPETLKAAPVHTPVGRIDEARAARRPVLRWWPRNAPAAIGNPPASSEQKEAN, from the coding sequence ATGCGCGGACATAAGCAAGAAGGCTTGCTTCTCGACGAACCCCTCATTTTCGAACGCAGCCGTGCCGGGCAGTGCGGCATCGATCTACCGGCCTCGACCCCAGAAGCAGAGCGATTCCTTCCACGCCAATTGATTCGGGGTCCAATCAAAGGATTTCCGGAGGTATCGGAGCCCGAGGTTCTGCGGCATTTCTTGCGGCTTTCGCAATGGAACTACGGGGCGGCGACCACCTTTTATCCGTTGGGCTCGTGTACGATGAAGTACAATCCGGTGGCGAATGAGGGCTTTGCCCGCCTCCCAGGGTTTGCGCACCTGCATCCGCTCACGCCCGATGAACTTGCACAAGGCGCCCTGGAGCTTCTGTACGAGCTCGAGCAGTGGCTTGCTGAGGTTACCGGTATGGCGGCGGTCACGCTTCAACCTGCCGCGGGCGCCCAGGGCGAGCTCACCGGGATGAAAATGATCCGGGCGTTTCACCGCGATCGCGGGAATCCCCGGCAAAAGGTGCTCATTCCTGCCAGCGCGCACGGCACGAACCCCGCCAGTGCTGCTCTCTGCGGCTACACGACCGTAACTCTCGAGGGGAACCAAATTGGCCTCATCGAGCCAACTGCGGTGCGTAAAGCGATGGATCGCGAGGTGGCCGCCCTGATGATCACGAATCCGAACACCCTAGGGCTATTTGAACGGGAGATCGTCCAAATTGCCCAAATCGTGCATGAACAGGGCGGGCTCGTTTATCTTGACGGGGCCAATCTGAATGCACTCCTCGGAGTGGCGAAGCCGGCGCACATGGGCGCGGATGTCATGCAAATCAATTTGCACAAGACATTTTCCACTCCCCACGGAGGAGGCGGCCCAGGTGCGGGCCCCGTGGCCGTCGCCGCAGCGCTCGAACCCTATCTCCCGATCCCTCGCGTGGTCCGCGCGGCGGATGGATGGCGGTGGAGCGAGGACTTCCCTAAGTCGATTGGCCGGGTGCGTACGTTTCACGGCAATTTCGGCATGCACGTGCGCGCCCTGGCCTATATGCTGGCACTCGGCGGAGACGGGCTCGCACAGGTCAGCCGCCTGGCCGTGCTGGCCGCCAACTACCTGCGGGTGCGATTGTCCGAGGCTTATCACTTGGCCTTCCCCGGGGTGTGCATGCACGAGTGCGTGTTCAGCGACAAAGGCTTTGAGGGCACGGGGGTCAAAACCCTCGATGTCGCCAAGCGCTTGCTCGATCTCGGCTTTTATGCACCCACCATTTACTTTCCGCTCGTTGTGCCGGGGGCTTTGATGATTGAACCAACGGAAACCGAGAGCAAGGAAACCCTCGACGCTTTCATCGAAGCGATGCTGCAAATCGCACGCGAGGCGCGCGAGACACCCGAGACGCTCAAGGCAGCTCCTGTGCACACGCCAGTCGGGCGCATTGACGAAGCACGCGCCGCGCGGCGCCCGGTGCTACGCTGGTGGCCACGCAACGCACCTGCCGCAATCGGCAACCCGCCCGCTTCTTCTGAACAGAAGGAAGCCAACTGA
- the gcvPA gene encoding aminomethyl-transferring glycine dehydrogenase subunit GcvPA, whose product MRFFPHTPADIQAMLDTIGVANVEELFHDIPAELRERAKLSLPPGLNEIDLRSRFEELASRNFVAVDRCFLGAGAYAHFVPAVVDHILQRAEFYSAYTPYQPEVSQGTLQATYEFQTLVAMLFGMEVANASMYDGASATAEAVLMALRLRTGRNRVLVARNLHPQYRQVIQTYLDGHAGCHLEEVPFAPQGTTNVEALESQIGEDVAAVVLGYPNFFGIIEDLDALVATVHSSGALAITATAEALALGIVRPPGEFGVDIAVGEGQSFGIPLSYGGPGVGLFATRFDFVRMMPGRLVGESVDSAGRRAFVLTLATREQHIRRERATSNICTNHGLMALAFAVHLSLLGKRGLRELAQTNLARAHAVADALEQRGWQRRFSAPFFNEFVVHHPQASARYQRALAQNLLPGVPLWRWYPECPGALLLCVTELASAQAIEDLVAALG is encoded by the coding sequence TTGCGTTTTTTCCCCCACACACCTGCGGACATCCAAGCAATGCTCGACACCATCGGGGTGGCAAACGTGGAAGAACTGTTCCACGACATCCCTGCCGAGCTACGCGAGCGCGCAAAACTCTCGCTGCCACCGGGCTTAAACGAAATTGACTTGCGCTCGCGCTTCGAAGAGCTCGCCAGTCGCAACTTCGTTGCAGTGGACCGCTGCTTTCTCGGTGCGGGTGCTTATGCGCACTTCGTTCCCGCAGTGGTCGACCACATCCTTCAGCGCGCGGAGTTTTACTCCGCCTACACGCCGTACCAGCCAGAGGTCAGCCAAGGCACGCTGCAGGCGACGTACGAATTCCAGACGCTAGTGGCCATGCTGTTCGGCATGGAGGTAGCCAACGCCAGCATGTACGACGGCGCATCGGCAACCGCGGAGGCAGTCCTCATGGCTTTGCGTTTGCGTACTGGCCGCAATCGCGTGCTCGTCGCTCGCAATCTCCATCCCCAGTACCGACAAGTGATTCAGACTTACCTCGACGGACATGCCGGTTGTCATCTCGAAGAGGTACCGTTTGCACCTCAGGGGACAACGAATGTCGAGGCTCTCGAGTCGCAAATTGGCGAGGATGTAGCGGCGGTGGTGCTCGGTTACCCTAATTTCTTCGGAATTATCGAAGATTTAGACGCGCTTGTTGCCACCGTGCACTCCTCTGGGGCGCTGGCGATTACGGCGACAGCAGAAGCCCTGGCTCTCGGCATTGTGCGGCCGCCGGGAGAGTTCGGTGTGGACATTGCCGTGGGAGAAGGGCAAAGCTTCGGGATCCCACTCTCATACGGCGGTCCCGGTGTGGGGTTGTTCGCGACGCGCTTCGACTTCGTGCGCATGATGCCCGGACGCTTAGTAGGTGAATCCGTCGACAGTGCAGGCAGACGGGCCTTCGTGCTCACGTTGGCCACGCGCGAGCAACATATTCGGCGAGAACGAGCAACATCGAACATTTGCACGAATCACGGGCTTATGGCGTTGGCGTTCGCCGTTCATTTATCGTTGCTAGGGAAGCGTGGGCTACGAGAGCTCGCGCAAACCAACCTGGCGCGCGCCCATGCCGTGGCCGATGCACTCGAGCAACGCGGTTGGCAACGACGGTTTTCCGCTCCCTTTTTCAACGAGTTCGTCGTGCACCACCCGCAAGCCTCGGCTCGCTACCAGCGCGCCCTGGCACAAAATCTCCTTCCGGGAGTACCCCTTTGGCGCTGGTATCCTGAGTGTCCAGGCGCGCTGCTGCTGTGCGTTACGGAGCTAGCGAGCGCTCAAGCGATCGAAGATTTAGTCGCGGCGCTCGGATAG
- the gcvH gene encoding glycine cleavage system protein GcvH, with protein sequence MEFPEDLRYSKEHEWVLVEGNVATVGITDYAQEQLGEIVYVELPEVGEKVSKEDAFGVVESVKTVSDVYAPVSGCVIEVNDDLPNNPELLNEDPYGDGWMLKIEMSDPAELEELMTAEEYERYVAELKE encoded by the coding sequence ATGGAGTTCCCCGAAGACCTGCGGTACTCAAAAGAGCACGAGTGGGTGCTCGTCGAAGGGAACGTGGCAACCGTGGGCATCACCGACTACGCCCAAGAGCAACTGGGCGAAATCGTCTATGTCGAGCTTCCCGAGGTCGGTGAAAAAGTCAGCAAAGAAGATGCTTTTGGTGTGGTCGAGTCGGTGAAAACCGTCTCCGATGTGTACGCGCCCGTGAGTGGGTGCGTGATCGAAGTGAATGACGACTTGCCGAATAATCCCGAGCTCCTGAACGAGGATCCTTATGGCGACGGCTGGATGCTCAAGATTGAAATGAGTGATCCAGCGGAGCTCGAGGAGCTCATGACTGCCGAGGAATACGAGCGCTACGTCGCCGAACTCAAAGAGTGA
- the gcvT gene encoding glycine cleavage system aminomethyltransferase GcvT, with the protein MTVRENTSLARSPLHERHRALRARFIAFAGWEMPLQYRSVTEEHLAVRQTAGLFDVSHMGEIELCGAHALAAVQRLATNDAERLQPGRGQYSLLCLPSGGVIDDLVVYRLEIDRFLLCVNAINTEKDVRWLQEHAAAITSVVDRSREYALLALQGPRATSILSAVAGNTTLAQTPRYGCVTIAPAGKPAFCSRSGYTGEDGWEIFCSWDDAPAIWDALLDCGGPLGLLPCGLGARDTLRIEAGLPLYGHEIDETTTPIEAQLQWAVRCEKHEFVGKDVLCRQKACGVARKLVALLLTEPGIPRQGYKIVKDGSRIGVVTSGCKSPVLGTGIGLGYVASAEAEVGNRVQIEIRERLVPAEIVARPFVRPDR; encoded by the coding sequence ATGACCGTACGCGAGAATACGAGCCTTGCGCGCTCACCGCTCCACGAACGCCACCGCGCGCTCCGGGCTCGCTTTATTGCCTTTGCGGGCTGGGAGATGCCGCTCCAGTATCGCAGCGTCACCGAAGAGCACCTCGCGGTGCGGCAAACGGCTGGCCTGTTCGATGTCAGCCACATGGGTGAGATCGAGCTTTGCGGCGCTCACGCTCTGGCGGCCGTACAACGTCTGGCAACGAACGATGCCGAGCGGCTCCAACCTGGCCGGGGGCAGTATTCGCTCCTTTGCCTTCCTAGCGGTGGAGTCATCGACGACCTCGTGGTTTACCGGCTCGAGATCGATCGCTTTCTCCTTTGCGTCAACGCCATCAACACCGAGAAAGACGTCCGCTGGCTCCAAGAGCACGCCGCCGCAATCACCTCGGTTGTCGATCGCAGTCGGGAGTATGCCTTGCTTGCATTGCAAGGCCCGCGTGCAACCAGCATTCTCTCCGCGGTGGCAGGGAATACGACACTTGCACAGACTCCACGCTACGGCTGCGTTACGATCGCGCCCGCCGGCAAACCAGCCTTCTGCTCCCGTAGTGGCTACACGGGCGAGGATGGATGGGAAATCTTCTGCTCGTGGGACGATGCACCCGCCATTTGGGATGCGTTGCTGGATTGTGGCGGCCCACTCGGGCTGCTCCCTTGCGGGCTCGGTGCGCGTGACACTTTGCGTATTGAAGCTGGGCTTCCCCTCTATGGCCACGAGATCGATGAGACCACCACTCCGATCGAAGCACAGTTGCAATGGGCCGTGCGCTGCGAGAAGCATGAATTCGTCGGCAAGGATGTCTTGTGCAGGCAGAAAGCTTGCGGCGTGGCTCGCAAGCTGGTTGCGCTTCTATTGACCGAGCCTGGTATTCCGCGGCAGGGATATAAGATCGTGAAAGACGGCAGCAGAATTGGGGTGGTGACCAGTGGTTGCAAATCTCCTGTGCTTGGCACAGGAATCGGCCTTGGCTATGTGGCGAGCGCCGAAGCTGAGGTGGGCAATCGCGTGCAGATAGAAATTCGCGAGCGGTTGGTGCCTGCAGAGATTGTGGCCCGGCCGTTCGTGCGACCGGATCGTTAA
- the folD gene encoding bifunctional methylenetetrahydrofolate dehydrogenase/methenyltetrahydrofolate cyclohydrolase FolD yields MAELIDGKAAAQEVREQVRQQVLEFESHHGMPPGLATVLVGSDPASATYVRSKRRACAEVGIASFPYELHEHTTLDELLALIGELNERADVHGILVQLPLPAHLPPQTVIGALDPRKDVDGLHPVNQGRLLQGLPGLRPCTPLGVMALLDRTRVSLTGAHAVVVGRSTLVGKPTALLLLERDATVTLCHSRTRDLARVVQGAEVLVVATGRPGLVRGDWVRMGAVVIDVGINRLPDGTLVGDVDFSSASARAAFITPVPGGVGPMTVAMLLRNTVQAAKWQAEGTL; encoded by the coding sequence ATGGCAGAGCTCATCGACGGAAAGGCCGCTGCCCAAGAGGTGCGGGAACAAGTTCGGCAGCAAGTGCTGGAGTTCGAAAGCCACCATGGCATGCCGCCGGGACTTGCCACTGTTTTGGTGGGCTCGGATCCCGCTTCCGCCACTTACGTGCGGAGCAAACGACGCGCGTGCGCGGAGGTGGGCATTGCTTCGTTTCCCTACGAACTCCACGAACACACTACGCTCGACGAATTGCTCGCCTTAATCGGCGAGCTCAACGAGCGGGCGGATGTCCACGGCATTCTCGTGCAACTGCCGCTCCCCGCCCACCTGCCGCCGCAAACAGTGATTGGCGCCCTGGATCCGCGTAAAGACGTCGATGGGCTTCATCCCGTCAACCAAGGAAGACTTTTACAAGGGCTTCCAGGGCTGCGCCCGTGTACGCCGCTTGGAGTCATGGCTTTGCTAGACCGCACGCGGGTCTCGCTCACGGGAGCACACGCGGTGGTCGTTGGCCGCAGCACACTCGTCGGGAAGCCCACGGCTTTGCTTCTGCTCGAGCGCGACGCCACCGTCACCCTTTGCCACTCACGCACGCGCGACTTGGCGCGCGTCGTCCAAGGGGCTGAAGTCCTAGTGGTCGCCACTGGGCGGCCGGGTCTTGTCCGCGGCGACTGGGTGCGCATGGGCGCCGTGGTCATCGACGTCGGCATCAACCGCCTGCCCGACGGAACCTTGGTGGGCGATGTCGACTTCTCCTCTGCATCCGCCCGCGCAGCCTTCATCACCCCCGTTCCCGGTGGGGTGGGACCCATGACCGTCGCCATGTTGCTGCGCAACACCGTGCAAGCGGCAAAGTGGCAAGCAGAGGGGACACTCTAA